gccgacctgggttcgacacctggcatcccatatggtctcccgtctCCCCAgcaacaccaagagtgatttctgagtgagtgcacagccagaaataatccctgagcgctgctgctgggtgttcccccccccaaaaaaaaaaaaaaacaaaacaaaacaaaaaaggaagcagGAGAGAGCAGCCCCAGAGCTAGGACTCAATGCCTGCCTCCCTCTCTGCCCAAAATCCTGCCTGCCAGTTTCACTACAGGGTTGAGTTCTTTGcctgaacatttttttctggaGTGAAGCCTGGCAGTGTAGCTAGCATGTTAGGGTGGACAAGGcctggtggtggtgctggggaaatGGGGGACAACTGTTCAggctgatttggggggggggtctcagtgGCTGAATTCTGAACCAGAGGGAAGAgtccctttttaaatttatttatttattttattttattttattttggtttttgggtcacacctggcagcgctcaggggttactcctggctctatgccaggattcagaccactgccttctgtatgcaagacaaacgccttacctccatgctatctctctgactcctaaatttatttattttattttatttttttaaatatgggagaggggcctgagtgatagcacagcggagagggcgtttgccttgcaagtggctgatccgggtttgacttcctgcatcccatatggtcccctgccaagagtaatttctgagtgcagagccaggagtaaccctgagcactgccaggtatagcaataaataaataaataaataaataaataaataaataaataaataaataaataaataaataaattggggggaattggttcatacctggtggtgctcaggggttcttggctctgcactcaggaatcactcctggcagtgctcaggggaccatatggaatgccatgaaaCAAATCCagtgggttgtgtgcaaggcaaactccttacctgctatactcttgcgctattgctctctctctctctctctctctctctctctctctctctctctcgcttatttattttaatttaaaaagatttggGGGGAAAAAACACTCTCccttttggggttggagagatagcatagaggtagagtatttgccttgcacattgaaggatgatgattcgaatcccggtatcccatatggtcccccaagcctgccaggagcgatttctgagcgtagagccaggagtaacccctgggcgcagccagatgtgacccaaaaacacacaaaaaaaattgtggggtGGGGCCTTTGAGGCGtcacctggttgtactcagggcttactcctgactctgcattcagggatcactcctggtggggctcaggaggacTCTATAGGGTTTGAACCAGGTGGGCCACATTCAAATCAAACGTCCTAtccactgtcctatttctctgccTGGAAGAAATTTTTCAGATGCTGTGGCTTCTTGCGGGCTGGGGTACTGGCAGCTCGCCCACTGGGGCGGGGAGAAATTAGGAGGGGACTTCATGGAGGGGCTGGGCAGGACGTGGCTTTGCTGGCTCTCTGTGACCCGTGTgctctctgtctcactctcccTTGCTTGCTGGGACAGGATGAAGATGAGACGTTACAAGCTCTTTCTCCTGTTCTGTATGGCGGGCCTGTGCCTCATCTCTTTCCTGCACTTCTTTAAGACCCTGTCGTACGTCACCTTCCCCCGGGAACTGGCCTCCCTCAGTCCCAACCTGGTGCCCAGTTTCTTCTGGAACAATGCGCCCGTCACACCGCAGGCCAGCCAGGAGCCGGGGGCCTCCGAGCTCTTGCGAACCCCTCTGTATTCGCACTCACCGCTGCTGCAACCTCTGTCACCGAGCCGGGCATCTGAGGAGTTGCACCGTGTGGACTTTGTATTGCCCGAGGACACCACCGAGTACTTTGTCCGCACCAAAGCCGGGGGTGTCTGCTTCAAGCCAGGCACCAAGATGCTGGAGAAGCCACCGTCGGGGCGGCCAGAGGAGAAGGTGGACGGCACCTCTGACAATGCCGATGGTGCCTCGGCCCGGGGCCCGACGGCCCGGCGTGTGCTGAGCGCCCAGGAGCACGCGGGGAGCCGGGGCAGGGGTGGCCGTCGCAAGTGGGTGGAGTGCGTGTGCCTGCCCGGCTGGCATGGGCCCAGCTGTGGGGTGCCCACCGTGGTGCAATACTCCAACCTGCCCACCAAGGAGCGCCTGGTGCCACGCGAGGTGCCAAGGCGCGTCATCAATGCCATCAACATCAACCACGAGTTCGACCTGCTGGACGTGCGTTTCCACGAGCTGGGCGACGTGGTGGACGCCTTCGTGGTGTGTGAGTCCAACTTCACGGCCTACGGGGAGCCTCGGCCCCTCAAGTTCCGAGAGATGCTTACCAACGGCACCTTCGAGTACATCCGACACAAGGTCCTCTACGTCTTCCTGGACCACTTCCCTCCAGGTGGCCGGCAGGACGGCTGGATCGCCGATGACTACCTGCGCACCTTCCTCACCCAGGACGGGGTCTCCCGTCTGCGCAACGTGCGACCCGACGATGTCTTCATCATTGACGACGCCGACGAGATCCCCGCGCGTGATGGTGTGCTCTTCCTCAAGCTCTACGACGGCTGGACCGAGCCCTTCGCCTTCCACATGCGCAAGTCACTCTATGGCTTCTTCTGGAAGCAGCCTGGCACACTGGAGGTGGTGTCAGGCTGCACCGTGGACATGTTGCAGGCCGTGTACGGGCTGGATGGCATCCGCCTTCGACGCCGCCAGTACTACACCATGCCCAACTTTCGCCAGTATGAGAACCGCACTGGACACATCCTGGTGCAGTGGTCGCTGGGCAGCCCCCTGCACTTCGCTGGTTGGCACTGCTCCTGGTGCTTCACACCCGAGGGCATCTACTTCAAGCTCGTGTCGGCCCAGAACGGCGACTTTCCACGCTGGGGGGACTATGAGGACAAGCGTGACCTCAACTACATCCGTAGCCTGATCCGCACCGGGGGCTGGTTCGACGGCACTCAGCAGCAGTACCCGCCCGCTGATCCCAGCGAGCACATGTATGCGCCCAAGTATCTGCTCAAGAACTACGAGCAGTTCCGCTACCTGCTGGACAATCCCTACCGGGAGTCCAAGGGCCTGCCCGAAGGAACCAGGCGGAACAAGGCCCCCGAGGCAAGGGCCCCCACCAAGGGCAAATCAGACGTGGTTGATGGCTAAGGCTGCATGGTTTTCTGGAGCCCTGGGAGTGGAAGGTGTTGCCCCTTTGTTCCTTTCCTGCCCTCTCTGGGGGATTCTAGAAAAGACCAGAAATGGAGGAACAAGGGACTTGGCAGTTGGGGCTCAGGCCTGTGAGTTGGGCACCTAGGAGAGAGGACCTGGCCCTTCAACCCTCCCACCTGCATGATGGGGGTGATTGGATCACCCCAGGAGGCCAGACAGCCCCTGCCAGGGGACATGGCTCTCC
The Suncus etruscus isolate mSunEtr1 chromosome 4, mSunEtr1.pri.cur, whole genome shotgun sequence genome window above contains:
- the MGAT3 gene encoding beta-1,4-mannosyl-glycoprotein 4-beta-N-acetylglucosaminyltransferase → MKMRRYKLFLLFCMAGLCLISFLHFFKTLSYVTFPRELASLSPNLVPSFFWNNAPVTPQASQEPGASELLRTPLYSHSPLLQPLSPSRASEELHRVDFVLPEDTTEYFVRTKAGGVCFKPGTKMLEKPPSGRPEEKVDGTSDNADGASARGPTARRVLSAQEHAGSRGRGGRRKWVECVCLPGWHGPSCGVPTVVQYSNLPTKERLVPREVPRRVINAININHEFDLLDVRFHELGDVVDAFVVCESNFTAYGEPRPLKFREMLTNGTFEYIRHKVLYVFLDHFPPGGRQDGWIADDYLRTFLTQDGVSRLRNVRPDDVFIIDDADEIPARDGVLFLKLYDGWTEPFAFHMRKSLYGFFWKQPGTLEVVSGCTVDMLQAVYGLDGIRLRRRQYYTMPNFRQYENRTGHILVQWSLGSPLHFAGWHCSWCFTPEGIYFKLVSAQNGDFPRWGDYEDKRDLNYIRSLIRTGGWFDGTQQQYPPADPSEHMYAPKYLLKNYEQFRYLLDNPYRESKGLPEGTRRNKAPEARAPTKGKSDVVDG